The Gemmatimonadales bacterium genomic sequence GGCCCCAGGGGCAGCATCTCGACCGAGGAGGCGTGCCGGGCCGCCGGCGGCACCTTCAAGACGCGGATGGCGGGGTGGATGGTCCACGTGAACATGTTCGAGGCGCCCGATCAGGTCTGGGAGCACAAGCACTAGGAAAGGCGGCGGGGCCGAATGCGGGTCCACCTCCCCCCTGCTCCCCTCCCTGCTCCCCTTCTCCACGTTCCGCCTGACCCCCCATCCCCCCTCACCCTATCATGGAGAGGGGGAAGGGGGGAAAGTGAAACCGGTGATGGCATTCTCTGCCTCGACGGATACCTTACGGAGGTCGTTCCAACCCCCTGCAGATACGTGGCACCTCGGAGGCAGGACTGTGAGAAAGCATCGGACCCCGTGGCTCGCCGCGGCACTCATTGGCATGCTGGCCGTTCCTGCGTCGGCACAGGCGCCGTCCGCCGGCTACCAGAACGCCGCCGCCATGCAGCGCACCATCGACCAGCTGGCTGGCGCCCACCGGAACGTGGTGCAGGTGTCCGAAGTGGCGCGCTCCCCCGGCAACCGGCCGGTGACGGCCATCCGCCTCGGCGCGGGCAAGGATCCCGACGGCCGGCCCGCGCTGCTGGTGCTGGCCAACGCCTTCGGACCCCACGTGGTGGGGAGCGAAATGGCCATGCGGATCGCCACCCGGCTGGCCGATGGGTACGGCAAGGATGCGGCGGTCACCGCCCTCCTCGACGCCCGCACCATCTACATCATCCCCCGGATCAATCCCGACGCCGCCGAGGGGTTCTTTCGGAGCCCGCTCTACGAGCGGATTCGAAACGACGGCTCCGCCGACGACGACCACGACTGGGAAGTTGACGAGGACGGCCCGGAAGACCTCAACGGCGACGGGCTGATCACCATGATGCGGGTGCGCGATCCGGCGGGAGAGTGGATCGCCGATTCCGCCACCCCGGCGCTTCTCCGGAAGGCGGACCGGACCAAGGGCGAGGTCGGCGTCTACCGCCTCTACACCGAAGGGCGCGACAACGACCACGACCAGGCCTGGAACGAGGATCCCACCGGCAGCACCGCCGTCAGCGCCAACTTCACCTATCAATACGACTTCTTCGGAGATGCCACCGGGCTCTACCCGATGTCCGCACCGGAAACGAAGGGCGTCGCCGACTTCTTCATTGCCCATCCCAACATCGCCGCCGTCTATGTCCTCGGTCCGCAGGACAATCTCCTCACCCCCTGGAAGCACAAGAGCGGACGGGGACTCGGGGGGAAGCCGGAGGGAACCACCGCTGGCGGACCGTACACCAGCATCCTGGAAGCCGACCAGCCCTATTTCGAGGAAGTATCCGCGCGTTTCCAGAAGGCCACCGGACTGAAGACCGGCCCCGCCTCCGCCTCCCTCTCCGGCGACCCGCTCTCCTGGGCCTACTACGACATGGGCCGCTGGGCCTTCGGATCACGCGTCTGGTGGATTCCCGACACGCCGGTGAAGGACTCCACCGCCACCGACGACTCCGCTCCCAGGAAGGAGTCCAAGGCGGGCGACGGGAAGAAGCCGGCCCCCGCGGGCGACTCGCTCAAGGCAGAAACGAACGCCTATCGCTGGATCGCGGCGAACGGCGGCACCGGCTTTGTCGACTGGAAGCCGTATACACATCCTGACTTTCCGGGGCGCGAAGTGGAGATCGGCGGTTTTGCGCCGTTCGTCGGCATCAACCCGCCCGCGGCAATGCTCGACTCGCTCGCGGGTGGCCAGCTGGCCTTCGTGACAGCGCTGGCCGGGGCGCTGCCGAAGATCACCCTGCGCAACGCGAGGGTCACCGCCGTCGGCACCCGGACCTATCGCATCGAGGTCGAGGTCGGCAACGAGGGGTACTTCCCCACCCTCTCGGCCATCGGCGTGAAGGCCTTCTGGCCGAGGCGCATCCGGCTGGAGCTGGCCAAGGGATCGGCGGACATTGTCGGTGGCCGGGCCATCCAGCTGGTCGGGCCGATCCCCGGCAGCGGGGCGTCCGAGACATTCCGCTGGGTGGTGGTCGGGGATCCGGGAGCGACAGTGACAATCACCGCGACGAGTCCAGTCGCAGGCACGGCGTCCGAAACGCTGAAGCTGCGCTGAGGCGATGACCATGACGACTATCCAGAGACGGTTCGTGCGCGCGGCCACGCTGGCCCTCGGCGCCTGCTTCATCCTCAGCGGCGCGGCCTCGGCCCAGAGCGCCCTCGCCGCCATGGGCTCGCCGCCCAATCCGAAGGTGCCGGTCTCGTGGGACCGGTACTACGACCACGCCGCCATCGGAGACATCGGCCGGCGGCTGCAGAAGGCCTACCCCGACCGCTGCCACCTCGGCTCCATCGGCACCTCGCACGAGGGCCGCGAGATGTGGCTGCTGACCGTCACCAACTTCAAGGTCGGCAACGTCGACGACAAGCCGGGGATGTACATCGACGGCAACATCCACGCGAACGAGGTGCAGGGCACCGAGATCTCGCTCTACACCGCGTGGTATCTCTGCGAAATGGCCGACCGGGTGCCGTGGGTCGATTCCCTCCTCGACGCGCGGGTGTTCTACATCGTGCCGACCATCAACCCCGATGGTCGCGAGGACTTCCTCAAGAAGCCGAACAGCCCCAATTCCCCGCGCTCCGGCGTGGTGCCACGGGACAGCGACGGCGACGGCCTGGTCGACGAGGACGCCTACGACGACCTCGACGGCGACGGCAACATCACCCAGATGCGCCGCCGCAACCCGAACGGACGCTGGGTCACCTCGCCGGTGGACCCGCGCATCATGATTCGCGCCGAGCCCGACCAGCCCGGTGAGTACGACCTGCTGGGTTCTGAAGGGTACGACAACGACGGGGACGGCCTGGTCAACGAGGACGGTGTCGCCTTTTCCTACGACCCGAACCGCAACTGGCCCTGGAACTGGCAGCCGCGCTACGTGCAGAACGGCGCCGACTACTACCCCGGCTCCCTTCCCGAGACGCGGGCCGTGATGCAGTTCATCATCGACCACCCGAACATTGCGGGGGTACAGACCTACCACAATTCCGGCGGGTGGATTCTCCGTGGCCCCGGCGTGCAGTCCGATGAATACCAGCCGCAGGACATCCGGGTGTACGACGCCATCGCCAAGGTGGGGGAAACGATCCTGCCGGGCTACAAATACGTCGTCATCTGGAGCGGGCTCTATACCACGTGGGGGAATGAACTCGACTGGACCTACGCGGGCCGCGGCATCATCAGCTACAGCAACGAGCTCTGGACCCCGTTCAAGTACTTCGAGAAGACGCCCGAACGGGACAAATACGACCGGCCGGAGTACCAGTTCGACCGGCTGCTGTTGATGCAGGAGGCGGTGGTGCCGTGGACGCCGGTCAACCATCCGCAGTACGGGATGATCGAGGTGGGCGGGGTCAAGAAGCAGTACACCCGCGCCATTCCGGGCTTCCTGCTGCCCGCCGAGGCGCACCGGAACATGGCGTTCACGGTGTACCAGGCGAGCCAGATGCCGCTGGTGACCGTGGATTCGATCACCACCAGGTCGCTCGGCGGCGGGTTGACGGAGGTCACGGCCATCGTGGCCAACAAGCGGCTCGCGCCCACCCACATGCAGCAGGATATTGCGCAGCACATCACGCGCCCCGACTGGGTGACGATCGATGGCGGTGACGTCGTTGCCGGCTTCGTGGTCGAGGACCCGTTGTCGGGGCTGGCACGGGAGCAGGAGCGCAATCCGCGGCGGATCGAAGTCGACAACATCCCTGGGATGGGAACAGCCACCGTCCGCTGGGTCGTACGCGGGAATGGGCCCTTTACGGTGACCGTGGATTCGGAAAAGGGCGGGATCGGGAAGCGGGGAAGCAGAGGTTCATGAATCGTCACCCCGGCGAAGGCCGGCGTCCAGTCGCACCTCACCCCCTGACCCCTCTCCATCATATGGAGAGGGGGAACGAACCTTCACGCGAGGAGCACCGATGTCTGAACCGCACACGGGGAACGCCCCCAAGCTCAGCTGGCACTTCTGGGTGGTAAGCGTCGGAGGCTTGCTGTGGAGCGCCATTGGCGCCTTTGACTACGTCATGTCGCAGACCCGCAACGCCAACTATATGGCGAATTTCACCCCGACCCAGCTGGAATTCTTCTACAGCCTTCCCGCCTGGGTGGTGGCCTGCTGGGCCATCGGGGTGTGGGGCGGCGTGGTCGGCTGCCTGCTCCTGCTCCTCCGCAAGGGCGCGGCGGTCCCGGTGCTCCTCGCATCACTCATCGGTGCCATCCTGACTTTCATCCACAATTTCCTGCTCTCCGAAGGTGTCGAGGCGATGGGCGGCGGCGCCTCGGCCGTCATCTTCCCGATCATCATCGTGGTGATTTCGCTGGGCTTGTGGTGGTACGCCCGGGCGATGAAGTTGAAGGGCGTCATCGCCTAACCCCTCACCACCTCCCCCCTCTCCACCCTGTGGAGAGGGGGAACTCTATGGAACCCATGCGCTTCGCACTCCTGCTGCTCACGGTCCTCGCCGCCCCTGCCGCTGCACAGGCCGGCGACTCGCTCCTCCTCGAGTCGCCAGGTGCCCGGCTCGTGGTCCACGCTGCCGACCTGGCTCCCCTGCCCCACGACACCATGCGGGTGCGGTTCCATGACCAGCCGGCCCAGCTCTACTCCGGCGTCCCCCTGCCCGCGCTGCTCCAACTGGTGGGAGTCCGTTCTGATTCGCTACGGAGTCGAGCCCTGACCCTCCGCATCGTCATCGAGGCATCGGACGGCTACCGCGTGGTGCTGGCCCTCTCCGACCTCGACCCGACCCTCGGCGGCCGGCGGGTGCTCCTCGCGGACCAGGTCGACGGTCAGCCCCTCCCTGCCAAGGAGGCCCCGTATCGGCTCCTGATTGCCGGTGACCAGCGCCCCTCGCGGTGGATGCGGCAGGTGGTGGCGATTTCGGTGCGCGCGGAGCCATCAACAGAGTGAATACACGATGGGCTTGTGGGACGATGGCGATGCACGAAGGCGACGTGACCGCGCTTCGGCCCGGCACATACTGAACACGAAACGAGCACGGCCATGGCGATCGAAGAGGCGGCGTACACGGTGGTGCAGCGGGATGGCGCATTCGAGCTGCGCGACTATGCCCCCCAGGTCGTCGCGGAGACCATCGTGGCGGGCGACCTCGAGGGCGCCGGGACCAAGGCCTTCAGACCGCTCTTTCGATACATCTCCGGCCAGAATCGACCGGGAGTCAAGCTGGCGATGACGGCACCGGTCTCCCAGGAGCCGGCGCGGCAGAAGATCCCGATGACGGCCCCCGTCGGGCAGGAGCCCGTCCCGGGCGGGTGGGCCGTCAGCTTCATGATGCCGACGGCGTTCACCCTGGAGACCCTCCCGGAGCCGGCCGATCCGGCCGTCAGGTTGCGGCAGGTGCCGGCGCGCCGTGTCGCGGCCGTGCGGTACACCGGCGTGTGGAGCGAAAAGAGCT encodes the following:
- a CDS encoding M14 family metallopeptidase: MRKHRTPWLAAALIGMLAVPASAQAPSAGYQNAAAMQRTIDQLAGAHRNVVQVSEVARSPGNRPVTAIRLGAGKDPDGRPALLVLANAFGPHVVGSEMAMRIATRLADGYGKDAAVTALLDARTIYIIPRINPDAAEGFFRSPLYERIRNDGSADDDHDWEVDEDGPEDLNGDGLITMMRVRDPAGEWIADSATPALLRKADRTKGEVGVYRLYTEGRDNDHDQAWNEDPTGSTAVSANFTYQYDFFGDATGLYPMSAPETKGVADFFIAHPNIAAVYVLGPQDNLLTPWKHKSGRGLGGKPEGTTAGGPYTSILEADQPYFEEVSARFQKATGLKTGPASASLSGDPLSWAYYDMGRWAFGSRVWWIPDTPVKDSTATDDSAPRKESKAGDGKKPAPAGDSLKAETNAYRWIAANGGTGFVDWKPYTHPDFPGREVEIGGFAPFVGINPPAAMLDSLAGGQLAFVTALAGALPKITLRNARVTAVGTRTYRIEVEVGNEGYFPTLSAIGVKAFWPRRIRLELAKGSADIVGGRAIQLVGPIPGSGASETFRWVVVGDPGATVTITATSPVAGTASETLKLR
- a CDS encoding M14 family metallopeptidase; protein product: MTTIQRRFVRAATLALGACFILSGAASAQSALAAMGSPPNPKVPVSWDRYYDHAAIGDIGRRLQKAYPDRCHLGSIGTSHEGREMWLLTVTNFKVGNVDDKPGMYIDGNIHANEVQGTEISLYTAWYLCEMADRVPWVDSLLDARVFYIVPTINPDGREDFLKKPNSPNSPRSGVVPRDSDGDGLVDEDAYDDLDGDGNITQMRRRNPNGRWVTSPVDPRIMIRAEPDQPGEYDLLGSEGYDNDGDGLVNEDGVAFSYDPNRNWPWNWQPRYVQNGADYYPGSLPETRAVMQFIIDHPNIAGVQTYHNSGGWILRGPGVQSDEYQPQDIRVYDAIAKVGETILPGYKYVVIWSGLYTTWGNELDWTYAGRGIISYSNELWTPFKYFEKTPERDKYDRPEYQFDRLLLMQEAVVPWTPVNHPQYGMIEVGGVKKQYTRAIPGFLLPAEAHRNMAFTVYQASQMPLVTVDSITTRSLGGGLTEVTAIVANKRLAPTHMQQDIAQHITRPDWVTIDGGDVVAGFVVEDPLSGLAREQERNPRRIEVDNIPGMGTATVRWVVRGNGPFTVTVDSEKGGIGKRGSRGS
- a CDS encoding heme-binding protein — protein: MAIEEAAYTVVQRDGAFELRDYAPQVVAETIVAGDLEGAGTKAFRPLFRYISGQNRPGVKLAMTAPVSQEPARQKIPMTAPVGQEPVPGGWAVSFMMPTAFTLETLPEPADPAVRLRQVPARRVAAVRYTGVWSEKSYRRHKASLESWIRENGWTVAGAAVWARYNAPFTPWFLRRNEILIPVS